A genome region from Anastrepha ludens isolate Willacy chromosome 3, idAnaLude1.1, whole genome shotgun sequence includes the following:
- the LOC128857060 gene encoding integrin beta-PS isoform X1, with translation MLLHRLPAAARLVAMLFVTLFACSSILCIEAQLASKLIQDPCVNKASCHECIQTQNCAWCMQPDLGDSPRCFRNSIQNYCKEEYTWNPNTEQKIVINRELTRGVNASAAAGYGYGYGGSYEASSSYSGSSSASSSSYAGGYGSAASAGAAASSGEIVQISPQRVSLKLRINQVHSLNMRYSQAIDYPVDLYYLMDLSKSMEDDKDKLSALGDKLSETMRNITSNFRLGFGSFVDKVLMPYVSTIPKKLERPCDGCEAPYGYRNHMPLSTNTSTFTSEVSRAAVSGNLDAPEGGFDAIMQAIVCRQQIGWREKARRLLVFSTDAGFHYAGDGKLGGVIAPNDGECHLSSDGLYTHSVIQDYPSISQINHKVKQNSINVIFAVTANQHSVYEKLSQHVEGSSSAVLSEDSSNVVDLVRSEYSKISSSIEMKDNATSHVKVTYHSACLNGGSEIPTAKCDGLKVGDVVNFNADILVTSCPTDPREWNQVIQIYPVGINESLIIDLQMLCSCPCERPGAIGYEAHSAKCNNHGTLMCGICECDDMHFGHNCECSTSDVHTGKHNDLGCRPDNTTQVDCNNRGTCLCGECECEKRQNPFELISGKYCECDNFSCERHKNLLCSGESHGTCECNHCVCKPGWTGSACDCRASNDTCIPPNGGEICSGHGECECGVCKCKSTEEGRYSGKYCEKCPTCAGRCHDLKDCVQCQMYQTGPLKDSKEICAANCTFVPIGEEKIIIDEEKDEQLCIFYDEDDCKFTFKYSEVNDKVEVHAQQERECPPKVFMLGIVLGVIAAIVLVGLAILLLWKLLTTIHDRREFARFEKERMNAKWDTGENPIYKQATSTFKNPMYAGK, from the exons ATGTTACTTCACCGTCTGCCCGCCGCCGCACGGCTGGTAGCCATGCTCTTTGTCACACTTTTCGCCTGCAGCAGCATTTTGTGTATTGAAGCGCAGCTTGCCAGCAAACTCATACAGGATCCGTGCGTGAACAAGGCATCATGTCACGAATGTATACAAACACAGAACTGCGCTTGGTGCATGCAACCCGATCTTGGAGATTCGCCACGTTGCTTCCgaaatagtatacaaaattaTTGCAAGGAGGAATATACCTGGAATCCTAATACTGAGCAGAAAATCGTGATTAACCGTGAATTGACGCGTGGCGTCAATGCCAGCGCTGCAGCTGGTTATGGCTATGGTTATGGTGGTTCCTACGAGGCCAGCTCATCGTATAGTGGCAGTTCATCGGCTAGTTCATCGTCATATGCGGGTGGCTATGGTAGTGCAGCTTCTGCTGGGGCAGCGGCATCTAGCGGCGAGATTGTGCAAATCAGTCCACAACGTGTTAGTCTCAAGTTGCGCATTA ATCAAGTGCACTCCTTGAATATGCGCTACTCGCAAGCCATCGATTATCCTGTCGACTTGTACTATTTGATGGACTTGTCGAAATCTATGGAGGACGATAAGGACAAATTGTCTGCTTTGGGCGATAAACTGTCGGAGACTATGCGTAATATTACTTCCAACTTCCGTTTAGGTTTCGGTTCCTTTGTCGACAAGGTGCTGATGCCATACGTTTCAACTATACCCAAGAA ACTCGAAAGACCCTGCGATGGCTGTGAGGCACCGTACGGTTACCGCAACCATATGCCTCTGAGTACAAATACCTCAACGTTCACT TCTGAAGTGAGCCGCGCTGCTGTGTCCGGTAACTTAGATGCCCCCGAAGGTGGCTTTGATGCCATCATGCAAGCTATAGTTTGTCGTCAACAGATCGGCTGGCGCGAGAAAGCGCGTCGCCTTCTCGTCTTCTCAACAGATGCTGGCTTCCATTATGCAGGCGATGGCAAG CTGGGCGGCGTGATTGCACCCAACGATGGTGAATGCCATTTAAGCAGCGATGGCCTTTACACACACTCGGTTATACAAGATTATCCCAGCATCTCACAAATCAATCACAAGGTCAAACAGAATTCGATTAACGTCATTTTCGCCGTCACCGCCAATCAGCATTCCGTTTACGAAAAGCTATCGCAGCACGTTGAAGGTTCTTCGAGCGCGGTGCTGTCGGAGGATTCATCGAACGTTGTCGATTTGGTGCGCTCTGAGTACAGC AAAATTTCCTCCTCCATTGAAATGAAAGACAACGCCACTAGCCATGTGAAGGTCACCTATCACTCTGCGTGCCTGAACGGTGGTTCCGAGATACCCACCGCTAAGTGCGATGGTCTTAAAGTGGGCGATGTGGTGAATTTCAATGCAGATATCTTGGTAACTTCATGCCCAACAGATCCACGTGAATGGAATCAAGTCATTCAAATTTACCCGGTCGGCATAAATGAGAGTCTGATCATCGATTTGCAAATGCTTTGCTCGTGCCCATGTGAGCGTCCCGGTGCTATTGGCTATGAGGCGCATTCAGCCAAATGCAACAATCATGGCACCCTAATGTGCGGCATCTGCGAATGTGATGATATGCACTTTGGTCACAATTGTGAGTGCTCTACCAGCGATGTGCATACCGGCAAACATAACGATTTGGGCTGTCGCCCGGATAATACGACACAAGTGGACTGCAATAATCGCGGCACATGTCTGTGTGGTGAATGCGAGTGTGAGAAACGTCAAAATCCCTTCGAACTTATTTCCGGCAAATACTGTGAATGCGATAACTTCTCTTGCGAACGTCATAAGAATTTGCTTTGCTCTGGCGAGTCACATGGCACTTGTGAGTGTAATCATTGTGTATGTAAACCCGGTTGGACGGGTTCTGCATGCGATTGTCGTGCTTCGAATGACACCTGCATACCACCAAATGGTGGCGAAATCTGTTCCGGACATGGTGAATGTGAATGTGGTGTGTGCAA ATGCAAATCTACCGAGGAAGGTCGCTATTCTGGCAAATACTGTGAGAAATGTCCCACTTGTGCGGGTCGTTGTCATGACCTGAAGGATTGTGTGCAATGCCAAATGTACCAGACTGGCCCGCTAAAGGACAGTAAGGAAATTTGTGCTGCTAACTGTACGTTCGTTCCCATAGGCGAGgagaaaattattattgatgAAGAAAAGGATGAGCAGCTGTGTATATTCTATGATGAAGATGATTgcaaatttacattcaaatatagtGAAGTAAACGACAAAGTTGAAGTGCACGCACAGCAAGAGCGCGAATGTCCACCAAAGGTGTTCATGCTGGGCATTGTGTTGGGCGTGATAGCTGCAATTGTGCTCGTAGGGCTGGCCATCTTGCTGTTGTGGAAATTGCTGACGACAATACACGATCGCCGCGAGTTTGCACGCTTCGAGAAGGAGCGCATGAACGCCAAGTGGGATACG GGCGAGAATCCAATCTACAAGCAAGCCACTTCGACTTTCAAGAATCCAATGTACGCCGGCAAGTAA
- the LOC128857060 gene encoding integrin beta-PS isoform X2 — protein MLLHRLPAAARLVAMLFVTLFACSSILCIEAQLASKLIQDPCVNKASCHECIQTQNCAWCMQPDLGDSPRCFRNSIQNYCKEEYTWNPNTEQKIVINRELTRGVNASAAAGYGYGYGGSYEASSSYSGSSSASSSSYAGGYGSAASAGAAASSGEIVQISPQRVSLKLRINQVHSLNMRYSQAIDYPVDLYYLMDLSKSMEDDKDKLSALGDKLSETMRNITSNFRLGFGSFVDKVLMPYVSTIPKNLEHPCTNCTAPYGYRNVMALNTDTYRFSSEVSRAAVSGNLDAPEGGFDAIMQAIVCRQQIGWREKARRLLVFSTDAGFHYAGDGKLGGVIAPNDGECHLSSDGLYTHSVIQDYPSISQINHKVKQNSINVIFAVTANQHSVYEKLSQHVEGSSSAVLSEDSSNVVDLVRSEYSKISSSIEMKDNATSHVKVTYHSACLNGGSEIPTAKCDGLKVGDVVNFNADILVTSCPTDPREWNQVIQIYPVGINESLIIDLQMLCSCPCERPGAIGYEAHSAKCNNHGTLMCGICECDDMHFGHNCECSTSDVHTGKHNDLGCRPDNTTQVDCNNRGTCLCGECECEKRQNPFELISGKYCECDNFSCERHKNLLCSGESHGTCECNHCVCKPGWTGSACDCRASNDTCIPPNGGEICSGHGECECGVCKCKSTEEGRYSGKYCEKCPTCAGRCHDLKDCVQCQMYQTGPLKDSKEICAANCTFVPIGEEKIIIDEEKDEQLCIFYDEDDCKFTFKYSEVNDKVEVHAQQERECPPKVFMLGIVLGVIAAIVLVGLAILLLWKLLTTIHDRREFARFEKERMNAKWDTGENPIYKQATSTFKNPMYAGK, from the exons ATGTTACTTCACCGTCTGCCCGCCGCCGCACGGCTGGTAGCCATGCTCTTTGTCACACTTTTCGCCTGCAGCAGCATTTTGTGTATTGAAGCGCAGCTTGCCAGCAAACTCATACAGGATCCGTGCGTGAACAAGGCATCATGTCACGAATGTATACAAACACAGAACTGCGCTTGGTGCATGCAACCCGATCTTGGAGATTCGCCACGTTGCTTCCgaaatagtatacaaaattaTTGCAAGGAGGAATATACCTGGAATCCTAATACTGAGCAGAAAATCGTGATTAACCGTGAATTGACGCGTGGCGTCAATGCCAGCGCTGCAGCTGGTTATGGCTATGGTTATGGTGGTTCCTACGAGGCCAGCTCATCGTATAGTGGCAGTTCATCGGCTAGTTCATCGTCATATGCGGGTGGCTATGGTAGTGCAGCTTCTGCTGGGGCAGCGGCATCTAGCGGCGAGATTGTGCAAATCAGTCCACAACGTGTTAGTCTCAAGTTGCGCATTA ATCAAGTGCACTCCTTGAATATGCGCTACTCGCAAGCCATCGATTATCCTGTCGACTTGTACTATTTGATGGACTTGTCGAAATCTATGGAGGACGATAAGGACAAATTGTCTGCTTTGGGCGATAAACTGTCGGAGACTATGCGTAATATTACTTCCAACTTCCGTTTAGGTTTCGGTTCCTTTGTCGACAAGGTGCTGATGCCATACGTTTCAACTATACCCAAGAA ctTGGAACATCCATGTACCAATTGTACTGCACCATATGGCTATCGTAATGTTATGGCTTTAAACACGGATACATATCGATTTTCT TCTGAAGTGAGCCGCGCTGCTGTGTCCGGTAACTTAGATGCCCCCGAAGGTGGCTTTGATGCCATCATGCAAGCTATAGTTTGTCGTCAACAGATCGGCTGGCGCGAGAAAGCGCGTCGCCTTCTCGTCTTCTCAACAGATGCTGGCTTCCATTATGCAGGCGATGGCAAG CTGGGCGGCGTGATTGCACCCAACGATGGTGAATGCCATTTAAGCAGCGATGGCCTTTACACACACTCGGTTATACAAGATTATCCCAGCATCTCACAAATCAATCACAAGGTCAAACAGAATTCGATTAACGTCATTTTCGCCGTCACCGCCAATCAGCATTCCGTTTACGAAAAGCTATCGCAGCACGTTGAAGGTTCTTCGAGCGCGGTGCTGTCGGAGGATTCATCGAACGTTGTCGATTTGGTGCGCTCTGAGTACAGC AAAATTTCCTCCTCCATTGAAATGAAAGACAACGCCACTAGCCATGTGAAGGTCACCTATCACTCTGCGTGCCTGAACGGTGGTTCCGAGATACCCACCGCTAAGTGCGATGGTCTTAAAGTGGGCGATGTGGTGAATTTCAATGCAGATATCTTGGTAACTTCATGCCCAACAGATCCACGTGAATGGAATCAAGTCATTCAAATTTACCCGGTCGGCATAAATGAGAGTCTGATCATCGATTTGCAAATGCTTTGCTCGTGCCCATGTGAGCGTCCCGGTGCTATTGGCTATGAGGCGCATTCAGCCAAATGCAACAATCATGGCACCCTAATGTGCGGCATCTGCGAATGTGATGATATGCACTTTGGTCACAATTGTGAGTGCTCTACCAGCGATGTGCATACCGGCAAACATAACGATTTGGGCTGTCGCCCGGATAATACGACACAAGTGGACTGCAATAATCGCGGCACATGTCTGTGTGGTGAATGCGAGTGTGAGAAACGTCAAAATCCCTTCGAACTTATTTCCGGCAAATACTGTGAATGCGATAACTTCTCTTGCGAACGTCATAAGAATTTGCTTTGCTCTGGCGAGTCACATGGCACTTGTGAGTGTAATCATTGTGTATGTAAACCCGGTTGGACGGGTTCTGCATGCGATTGTCGTGCTTCGAATGACACCTGCATACCACCAAATGGTGGCGAAATCTGTTCCGGACATGGTGAATGTGAATGTGGTGTGTGCAA ATGCAAATCTACCGAGGAAGGTCGCTATTCTGGCAAATACTGTGAGAAATGTCCCACTTGTGCGGGTCGTTGTCATGACCTGAAGGATTGTGTGCAATGCCAAATGTACCAGACTGGCCCGCTAAAGGACAGTAAGGAAATTTGTGCTGCTAACTGTACGTTCGTTCCCATAGGCGAGgagaaaattattattgatgAAGAAAAGGATGAGCAGCTGTGTATATTCTATGATGAAGATGATTgcaaatttacattcaaatatagtGAAGTAAACGACAAAGTTGAAGTGCACGCACAGCAAGAGCGCGAATGTCCACCAAAGGTGTTCATGCTGGGCATTGTGTTGGGCGTGATAGCTGCAATTGTGCTCGTAGGGCTGGCCATCTTGCTGTTGTGGAAATTGCTGACGACAATACACGATCGCCGCGAGTTTGCACGCTTCGAGAAGGAGCGCATGAACGCCAAGTGGGATACG GGCGAGAATCCAATCTACAAGCAAGCCACTTCGACTTTCAAGAATCCAATGTACGCCGGCAAGTAA